One genomic window of Haloferax mediterranei ATCC 33500 includes the following:
- a CDS encoding bacterio-opsin activator domain-containing protein — protein MVTERSAHESPSQRAAEQVVLVVDDDEDLADTCQYWLDGERFTVETAYGGEAALSRIDEHVDVVLLDRRMPNVTGDDVLDEIRDRGLDCRVAMMTAVEPDTDIVDMAFDAYLVKPVSEAEVKETVEELLVRSDFESEVREYFALESTEAALESREVEKLREPEALDDLRGRLEAVRAEHEAAIQNREAQLDRLSRVNGLIRDIDRALIDARTRDKIEQTVCDSVAAAHEAAYVLRRTAAGTHRCTASAGLSVEPEAVDLSFVDEAFDSDGIVGDGYIFDRISDEHRAAMFGARASDLGDISALCVPIVYRDTVYGALVVYDEARQFDDESAALFSDLGATVGNGINAVQSKRLLNGDSVVELEFQLERDASTLAAVAADLGCTLSLDGVTRLDDELACFVTVGGVSGTDAVEVVAKYTDVLRARIVSDGDDEAVLELRIDEEAVLATAIDHGASVDRLELTDGNGTLVLHVAADADHGAIVEAVTKSVPGVSVLAKREVERAVQSADSFRRELDSKLTDRQKTVLETSLVSGYFEWPRGSTAEEVADSLGISPPTLHEHLRTAERKLIETYFDEIAPRSADD, from the coding sequence GCCGAGCAAGTCGTCCTCGTCGTCGACGACGACGAGGACCTCGCAGATACCTGTCAATACTGGCTCGACGGCGAACGGTTCACTGTCGAGACGGCGTACGGCGGTGAAGCGGCGCTTTCCCGTATCGACGAGCATGTCGATGTGGTCCTGCTTGACCGCCGAATGCCCAACGTCACCGGCGACGACGTGCTCGACGAGATTCGAGACCGCGGGCTCGACTGCCGCGTTGCGATGATGACCGCGGTCGAACCCGACACCGACATCGTCGACATGGCGTTCGACGCCTACCTCGTCAAGCCAGTCTCGGAAGCCGAGGTCAAAGAGACGGTCGAAGAACTCCTCGTTCGGTCGGACTTCGAGTCTGAAGTCCGCGAGTATTTCGCCCTCGAATCGACCGAGGCGGCACTCGAAAGTCGTGAAGTCGAGAAGCTCCGTGAACCGGAAGCGCTCGACGACCTCCGTGGGCGACTCGAAGCGGTGCGCGCCGAACACGAGGCGGCGATTCAGAACCGGGAAGCACAACTCGACCGTCTCAGCCGCGTCAACGGTCTCATTCGCGACATCGACCGGGCACTCATCGACGCGCGGACGCGCGATAAAATCGAACAGACCGTCTGTGATTCGGTTGCGGCCGCACACGAAGCCGCGTACGTGCTCAGACGGACCGCTGCCGGAACACACCGATGTACTGCCAGCGCGGGCCTCAGTGTTGAACCGGAGGCAGTCGACCTCAGTTTCGTCGATGAGGCCTTCGACAGCGACGGAATCGTCGGCGACGGCTACATCTTCGACCGCATCTCCGACGAGCACCGAGCCGCGATGTTCGGAGCACGCGCGAGCGACCTCGGCGATATCTCAGCGCTCTGTGTCCCAATCGTCTACCGCGACACGGTGTATGGGGCACTCGTCGTCTACGACGAGGCGAGACAGTTCGACGACGAGTCGGCGGCGCTGTTCTCAGACCTCGGCGCAACGGTCGGAAACGGAATCAACGCGGTCCAGAGCAAACGCCTTCTCAACGGCGACAGCGTCGTCGAACTGGAATTCCAACTCGAACGAGATGCCAGTACCCTCGCGGCGGTCGCAGCCGACCTCGGATGCACTCTCTCGCTCGACGGTGTGACCCGCCTCGATGACGAATTAGCTTGCTTCGTCACTGTGGGCGGTGTATCGGGTACTGACGCGGTTGAGGTAGTGGCCAAATACACTGATGTCTTGCGAGCGCGCATCGTTTCCGATGGCGACGACGAGGCCGTCTTGGAGCTCCGAATCGACGAAGAGGCAGTTCTGGCGACCGCAATCGACCATGGCGCGAGCGTCGATCGACTGGAACTCACCGATGGAAACGGAACTCTAGTGCTCCACGTTGCAGCCGACGCAGACCACGGAGCCATCGTCGAAGCAGTCACGAAATCGGTACCCGGTGTGTCCGTCCTCGCAAAGCGGGAGGTCGAACGGGCGGTCCAATCTGCGGACTCCTTCCGGCGAGAACTCGATTCGAAGTTGACCGACCGACAGAAGACTGTCCTCGAAACCTCGCTCGTCTCGGGGTATTTCGAGTGGCCACGTGGGAGTACGGCCGAGGAAGTCGCGGACTCACTCGGTATTTCACCGCCGACGCTTCACGAGCACCTTCGAACAGCGGAGCGAAAGCTCATCGAGACGTATTTTGACGAGATAGCGCCGCGTTCGGCGGACGACTAA
- a CDS encoding response regulator transcription factor encodes MTQATPKDAPTVLLVDDEVALADSLALWLERQYNVRVAYSGREALQAFDGDVDVVFLDRNLPGLSGESVLNELHRQAESDAFAVIMLSAMPDSELSDLPADDTLTKPVTKTQLFDAVARFVGNTPEATVD; translated from the coding sequence ATGACACAAGCTACTCCCAAAGACGCGCCGACTGTCCTCCTCGTCGACGACGAGGTAGCCCTCGCTGACAGCCTCGCACTGTGGCTCGAACGACAATATAACGTCAGGGTCGCCTACTCCGGACGCGAGGCCCTCCAAGCATTCGACGGCGACGTTGATGTCGTCTTTCTCGACCGAAACCTCCCCGGTCTCTCGGGTGAGTCGGTCCTCAACGAACTCCACCGACAAGCCGAGTCAGATGCGTTCGCAGTCATTATGTTGAGTGCAATGCCGGACTCCGAACTGTCCGATCTCCCCGCTGACGACACGCTCACGAAACCAGTCACGAAGACGCAACTTTTCGACGCAGTCGCTCGATTCGTCGGTAATACTCCCGAAGCGACAGTCGATTAG
- a CDS encoding DUF7835 family putative zinc beta-ribbon protein encodes MSKSKSSPRNNEFVEECPSCESRTPHDVSIEIKTESRKRENREFSREPYRVAQCTRCGDTRSQRMNDA; translated from the coding sequence ATGTCGAAGAGTAAAAGCAGTCCCCGAAACAACGAGTTCGTCGAAGAGTGTCCCTCGTGTGAGTCACGGACCCCTCACGACGTCTCTATCGAAATCAAGACCGAGAGCCGAAAACGTGAGAACCGTGAGTTCTCCCGTGAACCGTACCGCGTGGCACAGTGTACGCGGTGCGGCGACACTCGGTCTCAGCGCATGAACGACGCGTGA
- a CDS encoding helix-turn-helix domain-containing protein — translation MVEYLQSDMECEGLLECLHGLKQLDRRCFEILVESEDHLTVDEVADAVERERSTAYRSIQRLLQAGLIQKEQVNYEHGGYYHVYHPTDPNEVADDMQRMLNDWYAQMGTLIQEFRDKYDEKILAAE, via the coding sequence ATGGTCGAATATCTGCAATCGGACATGGAGTGTGAGGGGCTCCTCGAATGTCTCCACGGACTCAAGCAGCTCGACCGACGGTGCTTCGAGATTCTCGTCGAAAGCGAGGATCACCTGACCGTCGACGAAGTTGCCGACGCCGTAGAACGCGAGCGGTCGACGGCGTACCGCTCAATCCAGCGACTCCTTCAGGCGGGGCTCATTCAGAAAGAGCAGGTGAACTACGAACACGGCGGCTACTACCACGTCTACCACCCCACCGACCCCAACGAAGTCGCAGATGACATGCAGCGGATGCTCAACGACTGGTACGCGCAGATGGGTACGCTCATTCAGGAGTTCCGCGACAAGTACGACGAGAAGATTCTCGCCGCAGAATAA
- a CDS encoding sulfite exporter TauE/SafE family protein: MTVFELFGISAGMLGLFVAFGVLIGVLFGFFGMGGSFLVTPALLVMGYPSRVAVGSGLAFVFGTSVIATLKHRDLGQVDYKLGVSMIIGTTVGLEVGKEIVLYLEELGLAGNIISVTYVLLLGGIGLFVTYEALKGGDDDGGVSHDVDADAEIDADDIPEIAKKIQSYSLPPMITLRGGIQVSLWMILLVAFATGLLSGFLGVGGGFIRMPALFYLIGVPVPIAVGTDLFEIMFSGGIGSFLYAQSGGVDLSIVAPLLAGSALGARIGSAATSIVDEDEIKIYFGLMLLLGALAVAVRQAGNYLGMGVLDYVSLALILGSALMVSGAVLYSAVKSIRAPSSAGTSTAD, translated from the coding sequence ATAACCGTGTTTGAGCTATTCGGAATCTCGGCCGGAATGCTGGGCCTCTTCGTCGCGTTTGGGGTCCTCATCGGTGTTCTGTTCGGGTTCTTCGGCATGGGTGGGTCGTTTCTCGTAACGCCTGCACTCCTCGTGATGGGATACCCCTCGCGCGTGGCTGTCGGGTCTGGACTTGCCTTCGTCTTCGGGACCTCCGTCATCGCGACGCTCAAACACCGTGACCTCGGGCAAGTCGACTACAAACTCGGCGTTTCGATGATTATCGGGACCACCGTCGGTCTCGAAGTCGGGAAAGAAATCGTCCTCTACCTCGAAGAACTCGGACTCGCCGGTAACATCATCAGCGTCACGTACGTCCTGCTGCTCGGCGGTATCGGCCTGTTCGTCACGTACGAGGCGCTGAAAGGCGGCGATGACGACGGCGGCGTCAGCCACGATGTCGACGCGGACGCCGAAATTGACGCCGACGACATCCCCGAAATCGCAAAGAAGATTCAGAGCTACTCGTTGCCTCCGATGATTACTCTCCGCGGCGGGATTCAGGTCTCGCTGTGGATGATTCTTCTCGTCGCGTTCGCAACAGGTCTGCTCTCGGGGTTCCTCGGCGTCGGTGGCGGTTTCATCCGCATGCCCGCGCTGTTCTACCTCATCGGCGTCCCGGTCCCAATCGCGGTCGGGACCGACCTGTTCGAGATTATGTTCTCGGGCGGTATCGGCTCGTTCCTCTACGCCCAATCCGGCGGTGTCGACCTCTCTATCGTCGCACCCCTCTTGGCCGGCTCTGCGCTCGGTGCCCGTATCGGGTCCGCTGCGACCTCCATCGTCGACGAGGACGAAATCAAGATTTACTTCGGACTGATGCTGCTGCTCGGCGCGCTCGCAGTCGCTGTCCGCCAGGCCGGAAACTACCTCGGTATGGGCGTACTCGACTACGTCAGCCTCGCGCTCATCCTCGGGTCCGCGCTCATGGTCTCCGGTGCGGTGCTCTACAGCGCCGTCAAGTCTATTCGTGCGCCGTCGAGCGCCGGTACGTCCACGGCGGACTAA
- a CDS encoding DUF7512 family protein, which produces MFGIESLAGNAQAAVLVSVVLVEAMVLYVGYGALTRALGPSVQRLIGGE; this is translated from the coding sequence ATGTTCGGCATCGAGAGTCTGGCCGGTAACGCACAGGCAGCGGTCCTCGTCAGCGTCGTACTCGTCGAGGCGATGGTGCTGTACGTCGGCTATGGTGCGTTGACTCGTGCGCTCGGACCGTCCGTCCAGAGGCTCATCGGTGGTGAATAA
- a CDS encoding DUF6691 family protein, which yields MSNDGRGLGFLLVVILGGLIFGFGLGLSNMARPEVVLDFLQFDDFGLLFVMSGAAVVTGIVFALAEASDSRAPITGRNYGRRLKSFDKNVVVGGVIFGAGWGISGICPGAAYASLGVGNYPILIAIGGMFAGAYLQGLWRARRADSAARSTSAD from the coding sequence ATGAGTAACGACGGACGCGGACTTGGGTTCCTGTTGGTCGTCATCCTCGGCGGTCTGATATTCGGGTTCGGTCTCGGACTGAGCAACATGGCCCGACCGGAGGTCGTCCTCGACTTCCTCCAGTTCGACGACTTCGGACTCCTCTTCGTCATGAGCGGAGCCGCAGTCGTCACCGGAATCGTCTTCGCGCTCGCCGAAGCGTCCGACAGTCGCGCGCCGATTACCGGCCGTAACTACGGTCGCCGACTGAAATCGTTCGACAAGAACGTCGTCGTCGGTGGCGTCATCTTCGGCGCTGGCTGGGGTATCTCCGGCATCTGCCCCGGGGCTGCGTACGCCAGCCTCGGCGTCGGCAACTATCCCATTCTCATCGCCATCGGCGGGATGTTCGCCGGTGCGTACCTGCAAGGGCTGTGGCGCGCTCGTCGCGCCGACAGCGCTGCTCGCAGCACCTCGGCCGACTGA
- a CDS encoding YeeE/YedE family protein yields the protein MTGLTPLLVDSLFPNGIANYALGGFLIGLGTAIIYLGTGITAGASTFLESTLSYVSDLPRFNKAKYVASRNWRVVFTLSIVSGAALYTVTLGDGWWVSEVQPWRFALGGVLVGIGTRIGKGCTSGHGVCGVGSRSRTSLVNVATFMLVAIGVAQLLSALGVSP from the coding sequence ATGACGGGTCTGACGCCGCTCCTCGTCGACAGCCTCTTCCCGAACGGTATTGCGAACTACGCGCTCGGTGGTTTCCTCATCGGTCTGGGGACGGCCATCATCTACCTCGGGACGGGCATCACTGCAGGTGCGAGCACCTTCCTCGAATCGACACTGTCGTACGTCTCCGACCTCCCACGGTTCAACAAGGCGAAGTACGTCGCATCGCGCAACTGGCGCGTCGTCTTCACCCTGAGCATCGTTTCCGGGGCTGCCCTCTACACCGTCACACTCGGTGATGGCTGGTGGGTCTCGGAGGTCCAACCGTGGCGCTTCGCCCTCGGCGGCGTCCTCGTCGGCATCGGCACACGTATCGGGAAAGGGTGTACGTCCGGCCACGGTGTCTGTGGTGTCGGCTCGCGCTCGCGAACCTCGCTCGTCAACGTCGCCACCTTCATGCTCGTCGCCATCGGGGTCGCACAACTCCTGAGTGCACTGGGTGTGTCGCCATGA
- a CDS encoding MBL fold metallo-hydrolase encodes MAVPDLPKLDVEVPVIEPEALKSRIDDGEALTILDNRVPSEHEDWRIDGENVSHVNIPYFEFMDEDLDESLFEDLPEDEEFVVLCAKGHSSEYVAGLLIEEGYDAVALERGMNGWASVYEYTELETDGDAVVAQYQRPSSGCLAYLIVDGDEAAVVDPLRYFADEYVADAKALGAELTYAIDTHIHADHISGVRTLVEDAGVTGVIPEAAEARGVDYDTDYETIADGETLTVGDTDIEAIYTPGHTTGMTTYKVDNVLFTGDGLFIESVARPDLEDGDEGAPDAAGMLYDSLQERILSHDDDFLVASAHFSDAATPATDGSYTATLGELTATMDALHMNRDEFVEFILSDMPPRPANYIDIIETNLGVQESDDDRAFELELGPNNCAASNEALTN; translated from the coding sequence ATGGCTGTTCCAGATCTGCCGAAACTCGACGTCGAAGTGCCCGTCATCGAACCCGAAGCGCTCAAGTCACGTATCGACGACGGTGAGGCGCTTACTATTCTAGACAATCGGGTTCCCTCCGAACACGAGGACTGGCGCATCGATGGCGAGAACGTTTCGCACGTCAACATTCCGTACTTCGAGTTCATGGACGAGGACCTCGACGAGTCACTGTTTGAAGACTTACCGGAGGACGAGGAATTCGTCGTCCTCTGTGCGAAAGGCCACTCTTCCGAGTACGTCGCCGGGTTACTCATCGAGGAGGGATACGATGCCGTCGCCCTCGAACGCGGGATGAACGGCTGGGCAAGTGTCTACGAGTACACCGAACTGGAGACCGACGGCGACGCCGTCGTCGCGCAATACCAGCGCCCATCCAGCGGGTGTCTCGCCTATCTCATCGTCGACGGTGACGAAGCCGCCGTCGTCGACCCGCTTCGGTACTTCGCCGACGAATACGTTGCCGACGCGAAGGCGCTGGGCGCGGAACTGACGTACGCCATCGACACGCACATCCACGCGGACCACATCAGCGGTGTCCGCACGCTGGTCGAAGATGCGGGCGTTACGGGCGTCATCCCCGAAGCCGCAGAAGCCCGTGGCGTCGACTACGACACCGACTACGAGACCATCGCGGACGGCGAGACGCTGACCGTCGGCGACACGGACATCGAAGCTATCTACACGCCCGGCCACACGACCGGCATGACGACCTACAAGGTCGACAACGTGCTCTTCACCGGTGACGGCCTGTTCATCGAGTCCGTTGCTCGCCCCGACCTCGAAGACGGCGACGAAGGCGCGCCCGATGCCGCGGGCATGCTCTACGATTCGCTCCAAGAACGCATCCTTTCGCACGACGACGACTTCCTCGTCGCGTCCGCACACTTCAGCGACGCGGCAACCCCTGCCACCGACGGTAGCTACACCGCGACCCTCGGGGAACTCACGGCTACGATGGACGCACTGCACATGAACCGCGACGAGTTCGTCGAATTCATCCTCTCGGACATGCCGCCACGGCCGGCTAACTACATTGACATCATCGAGACCAACCTCGGCGTCCAGGAGTCGGACGACGACCGTGCGTTCGAACTCGAACTCGGTCCGAACAACTGCGCGGCAAGTAACGAAGCCTTGACGAACTAA
- a CDS encoding sulfurtransferase TusA family protein, whose product MSEYEPTDTLDVKGLSCPMPVVKTRGAVDDLSDGEVLEVIATDSGSVSDLKGWADTTDGVSMLDQEEAEEGGEAVFLHYIQKE is encoded by the coding sequence ATGAGTGAATACGAACCTACCGATACCCTCGACGTGAAAGGACTGTCCTGCCCAATGCCCGTCGTCAAGACCCGCGGTGCGGTCGACGACCTCTCCGATGGAGAGGTTCTGGAAGTCATCGCGACGGACTCTGGAAGCGTTAGCGACCTAAAGGGATGGGCCGACACGACCGACGGCGTCTCGATGCTCGACCAAGAAGAAGCCGAGGAAGGAGGCGAAGCGGTCTTCCTCCACTACATCCAGAAGGAATGA
- a CDS encoding DsrE/DsrF/DrsH-like family protein, with translation MSSDADAPVDTTTASVEDLRAQIQALEAEVSDLREATDDSGQQSMTIIATKGTLDMAYPPLILASTAAAFGWDVVVFHTFWGLEILHEEKSKNLKLSAVGNPSMPMPNAVAALPFMDNVATSMMEKKIKENGTATIEELIETSLDMGVDLQACQMTIELMGYDEDEFYDGVTTGVGAATALQHMADADVQLMI, from the coding sequence ATGAGCTCCGACGCTGACGCGCCCGTCGACACGACGACCGCCTCCGTCGAAGACCTTCGGGCACAGATACAAGCCCTCGAAGCGGAGGTTTCGGACCTCCGCGAGGCGACCGACGACAGCGGGCAGCAGTCGATGACCATCATCGCAACGAAAGGGACCCTCGACATGGCGTATCCGCCGCTTATCCTCGCGAGCACGGCGGCCGCGTTCGGGTGGGATGTCGTGGTCTTCCACACGTTCTGGGGGCTCGAAATTCTCCACGAGGAGAAGTCGAAGAACCTCAAACTCAGTGCGGTCGGCAACCCGAGCATGCCGATGCCCAACGCCGTCGCCGCGTTGCCCTTCATGGACAACGTCGCCACGAGCATGATGGAAAAGAAAATCAAAGAAAACGGGACCGCAACCATCGAGGAACTCATCGAGACGTCCCTCGATATGGGCGTCGACCTGCAGGCGTGTCAGATGACTATCGAACTGATGGGCTACGACGAAGACGAGTTCTACGACGGCGTTACGACCGGCGTCGGCGCGGCGACGGCCCTCCAACACATGGCCGACGCCGACGTGCAACTCATGATTTAG
- a CDS encoding AIM24 family protein encodes MDVDEFIDTHAPAEGGEAFELENSKLLDITLDGSIMAKAGSMVSYTGDISFERKSTGGLKGMLKKKATGEGEVMMEASGSGHLYLADQGKEVQILELDTGEEISVNGNDVLAFENSIDWDIKMMKSIAGASSGGLFNVFLEGPGHVAITTHGSPLVLETPVTTDPNATVAWSGNVSPSSKRDINLKGLLGRSSGETYQLQFAGDGGFVIVQPYEEVQPGQ; translated from the coding sequence ATGGATGTAGACGAATTCATCGACACGCACGCACCGGCCGAGGGTGGCGAAGCCTTCGAACTCGAAAACTCGAAACTCCTCGACATAACGCTCGACGGGAGCATCATGGCCAAAGCCGGGTCGATGGTGAGCTACACCGGTGATATCTCGTTCGAGCGGAAATCGACCGGGGGGCTGAAGGGAATGCTGAAAAAGAAGGCGACCGGCGAAGGGGAGGTCATGATGGAAGCCTCCGGCTCCGGGCACCTCTATTTGGCTGACCAAGGGAAAGAAGTCCAGATTCTCGAACTCGACACCGGAGAGGAAATTAGCGTCAACGGAAACGACGTGCTAGCGTTCGAGAACAGCATCGACTGGGACATCAAGATGATGAAGAGCATCGCCGGTGCCTCTTCCGGCGGCCTGTTCAACGTCTTCCTCGAAGGGCCTGGCCACGTCGCCATCACGACGCACGGGTCGCCCCTCGTGCTCGAAACGCCGGTCACGACGGATCCGAACGCGACAGTCGCATGGAGCGGCAACGTCTCGCCCTCGTCGAAGCGCGATATCAACCTCAAGGGACTGCTCGGTCGCTCGTCGGGTGAGACGTACCAACTCCAGTTCGCGGGTGACGGCGGGTTCGTCATCGTCCAACCCTACGAAGAAGTCCAACCCGGCCAGTAA
- a CDS encoding universal stress protein, whose product MTFMVPFDGSSLARAALVRATEYAEALDESVVVVSVIPDDEVYLRQQGWTQSEETFDIESVVESLREEVTELSPDATFRYERTTSSSPQSIAREIRAAAADIRPTVVFLGSENVGEIVTPVSSVGGEVAANVEYDVYIVRHWSQTTVSGLEPQLEQYPTTEES is encoded by the coding sequence ATGACCTTCATGGTCCCGTTCGATGGCTCGTCCTTGGCGCGGGCTGCGCTCGTTCGAGCCACGGAATACGCAGAAGCGCTCGACGAATCGGTAGTTGTGGTCAGCGTTATCCCGGATGACGAGGTGTACCTCCGCCAGCAGGGATGGACTCAGTCGGAGGAGACCTTCGACATCGAATCCGTGGTCGAGTCGCTTCGTGAGGAAGTAACGGAGCTGTCTCCCGATGCGACCTTTCGCTACGAACGTACGACATCTTCGAGCCCCCAATCGATTGCGAGGGAGATTCGGGCCGCGGCAGCCGATATTCGGCCCACTGTGGTGTTTTTGGGCAGTGAAAACGTCGGGGAAATCGTGACTCCAGTTAGTAGCGTCGGGGGTGAAGTGGCCGCGAATGTCGAATACGATGTCTACATCGTTCGGCACTGGTCTCAGACTACCGTGAGCGGGTTGGAGCCACAACTGGAGCAGTATCCGACTACTGAGGAATCCTGA
- a CDS encoding acyl-CoA dehydrogenase family protein yields the protein MELLDESIVPEHARALKQEAREFAEAHIAPAAEEYYESGEYPREILEAGMEAGLVAQDISEEYGGKGLDLQQILAISEEFYRADAGIALTLQLASFGCEIMEHYGSEEQKEKWLRPVAENEQISGLAVSEPQTGSDMAGMETTAEKTDDGYVLNGEKYWVGNAVEADWLTVYAKTGDSDDRYSNYSMFVVPTDTPGYEAEHIPEKMGMRASKQGHIVFDDCEVPEENLIGAEGGGFYMLADFFNHGRVIVGGHSLGLAAAAIEEAWDFVHGRKAFGRNVSEFQAVQHILADMRMEFESARALNWRAAEKVQNGEDTGFWAASAKTKSTEMAVDVAERGMQLHGGRSVLNEYKISRVYRDVRIPVIYEGANEIQRNLIYRQGSL from the coding sequence ATGGAACTTCTCGACGAATCCATCGTGCCCGAGCACGCCCGTGCCCTCAAGCAGGAGGCACGCGAGTTCGCCGAAGCACACATCGCGCCCGCCGCCGAGGAATACTACGAGTCCGGCGAGTACCCACGCGAAATCCTCGAAGCGGGGATGGAAGCGGGACTTGTTGCACAGGACATCTCCGAAGAATACGGTGGAAAGGGTCTCGACCTCCAGCAAATTCTCGCCATCTCCGAGGAGTTCTACCGCGCCGATGCCGGTATCGCCCTGACGCTCCAACTCGCCTCGTTCGGCTGTGAGATTATGGAGCACTACGGCAGCGAAGAACAGAAAGAAAAGTGGCTCCGCCCGGTCGCCGAAAACGAACAGATTTCGGGACTCGCCGTCTCCGAGCCACAGACCGGTTCCGACATGGCTGGCATGGAGACGACCGCCGAAAAGACCGACGACGGGTACGTCCTCAACGGCGAGAAGTACTGGGTCGGAAACGCCGTCGAAGCCGACTGGCTCACCGTCTACGCCAAGACCGGCGACTCCGACGACCGCTACTCCAACTACTCGATGTTCGTCGTTCCGACGGACACGCCCGGTTACGAGGCCGAACACATCCCCGAGAAGATGGGTATGCGCGCGTCGAAACAGGGCCACATCGTCTTCGACGACTGCGAGGTTCCCGAGGAGAACCTCATCGGAGCCGAAGGCGGCGGCTTCTACATGCTCGCGGACTTCTTCAACCACGGTCGCGTCATCGTCGGCGGCCACAGTCTCGGTCTCGCCGCGGCCGCCATCGAGGAGGCGTGGGACTTCGTCCACGGCCGGAAGGCCTTCGGTCGTAACGTCTCGGAGTTCCAAGCCGTCCAGCACATCCTCGCGGACATGCGCATGGAGTTCGAATCGGCCCGCGCGCTGAACTGGCGCGCCGCGGAGAAGGTCCAAAACGGCGAGGACACCGGCTTCTGGGCCGCCTCTGCAAAGACGAAATCGACCGAAATGGCCGTCGACGTGGCCGAACGCGGCATGCAACTCCACGGCGGTCGCTCGGTCCTCAACGAGTACAAGATTTCCCGCGTCTACCGCGACGTTCGTATCCCGGTCATCTACGAGGGTGCCAACGAGATTCAGCGCAACCTCATCTACCGGCAGGGCAGCCTCTAA